A genomic window from Glycine max cultivar Williams 82 chromosome 17, Glycine_max_v4.0, whole genome shotgun sequence includes:
- the LOC102664430 gene encoding uncharacterized protein, which yields MAINFLNDIERQPIQMHRRDGWVWRGDPSGHYTAQSNYNLLREETADGIQDSVYHELWKLKVPLKCTIFAWRLLRDRLPTKINLHRRQVEVSDTSCPLCRNAVEDAGHLFFHCRKVTPIWWESSSWVSQSAAFPKDPKMHFLQHDPSMVDGLRAKRWKWWWIVVTWTIWKQRNKLIFSNDFFDSNKVMDDAVFLLWTWLRNLEKDFSMHFNQWSSNISARFM from the coding sequence ATGGCTATCAACTTTCTAAATGACATCGAAAGACAACCTATTCAGATGCATAGAAGAGATGGGTGGGTGTGGAGGGGAGATCCAAGCGGTCATTATACGGCACAATCAAATTACAATTTGTTGAGGGAAGAAACAGCCGATGGGATCCAGGACAGTGTTTATCACGAATTATGGAAATTGAAGGTGCCACTTAAGTGTACAATATTCGCTTGGAGGCTACTTAGAGATAGGTTACCtaccaaaattaatttacacaGAAGACAAGTAGAGGTCTCGGATACCAGCTGTCCTTTATGCAGGAATGCGGTGGAAGATGCAGGCCATTTGTTCTTCCATTGCAGAAAAGTCACCCCCATATGGTGGGAATCATCATCATGGGTGAGCCAATCTGCTGCTTTCCCGAAAGACCCAAAGATGCATTTCCTACAACATGATCCATCAATGGTTGATGGATTGAGGGCtaaaagatggaaatggtggtggatAGTTGTCACATGGACTATTTGGAAGCAAAGAAATAAGCTGATATTCTCCAATGATTTTTTTGACAGCAACAAAGTCATGGATGATGCAGTCTTTTTACTTTGGACGTGGTTGCGGAATTTAGAGAAGGATTTTTCCATGCATTTTAACCAATGGTCTAGTAACATTTCTGCAAGGTTCATGTAA
- the LOC102664697 gene encoding protein MAINTENANCE OF MERISTEMS-like, whose amino-acid sequence MTERYAWGVTALVYMYDQLNDTSMSHNRQLGSYITLLQIYMHFPSVADSTADQECDKDSPPACRWIATKKTVKSIRTPAYRERLDRLRIPDVCWIPYGEHRSVQDFHVRSCYSGLLRWGPVAVYYQPERVVRQFGYMHTIPAPPVDSWESYDDIHNRWMHYSDHIVPAGEVCIVSGQCSSDYMDWFFRISHPFMTPGHASDPLPHGHAPQPRVVPQAPQTDIPHVPELGASSTSAKEPRHAMEVCDDIVERLEHHLSLGVVTPGSSTHEVIEECLRFGVQDEDLWLRV is encoded by the exons ATGACGGAGAGGTACGCCTGGGGAGTGACTGCTTTGGTGTATATGTACGACCAGCTGAACGATACATCTATGAGCCACAACCGACAGCTTGGCAGTTACATCACACTGTTGCAg ATTTACATGCACTTTCCGTCAGTCGCGGACTCCACTGCTGATCAGGAGTGCGACAAGGATTCTCCGCCTGCGTGTAGGTGGATTGCGACGAAGAAGACCGTGAAGAGCATTCGTACGCCGGCGTACAGGGAGCGCCTGGACCGACTTCGGATTCCAGATGTCTGTTGGATCCCGTATGGGGAGCACCGATCGGTCCAGGACTTCCATGTCAGATCATGCTATTCCGGTCTCTTGCGCTGGGGGCCTGTTGCTGTTTATTACCAACCAGAGAGGGTCGTGCGACAGTTTGGATACATGCATACCATTCCTGCTCCTCCTGTCGATTCATGGGAGTCGTATGATGATATACACAACAGGTGGATGCACTACTCGGATCATATCGTTCCAGCAGGTGAGGTGTGCATTGTGTCAGGTCAGTGTTCCAGTGACTACATGGACTGGTTCTTCCGCATCTCGcatcctttcatgacaccaGGCCACGCATCAGATCCTCTGCCTCATGGTCACGCCCCACAGCCCCGAGTCGTCCCTCAGGCCCCACAGACGGATATCCCTCACGTGCCAGAGCTAGGAGCATCGTCGACATCTGCGAAGGAGCCTAGACATGCAAtg GAAGTTTGTGATGACATTGTTGAGAGGTTGGAGCACCATCTGAGTCTAGGGGTGGTCACACCAGGCTCATCGACACATGAGGTGATCGAAGAATGCCTCAG GTTTGGTGTCCAAGATGAGGACTTATGGCTTAGGGTTTAA